The genomic interval CAGATCGTCGCGATGGATATCGGGCTGGTGCGCATCAACCTGACCTATCAGGGCTCGACCGACCAGCTCCACGACGCGCTGGTGCCGGTCGGCATCGCGCTGTCGCGGGACGGCGACGCCGGCCAGTGGCAGATGGGCTATGCGCCGCCGCCCAAGCCCAACACGACGGCGTCCGCGCCGTGACCCCGCTGCTGCGCCAGATCCCGAACCTGCTGACGGCCTTCCGCACCGTGCTGGCGCCGCTGACGGCCTATCTCATCCTGCTCGACCGCAACCTGGCGGCGCTGTTCGTCTTCGCCTTCGCCGGCGCGAGCGACGCGCTGGACGGCTTCCTGGCGCGCCGTTACGGCCTGGTCTCGCGCTTCGGGGAGTATCTCGATCCCGCCGCCGACAAGCTCCTGATGCTGGCGTCCTTCGTGACGCTGACGATGGTGCACCAGGTGCCGCTCTGGGTGACGGCCATCGTGATCGGCCGCGACGTCGCCGTCGTTCTGGGCGTCGGGCTGGCCTGGGTGCTGACGCTGCCGCTGAAGGTCGAGCCGCTCGCCATCGGCAAGGCGAACACGGTGGTGCAGGTCGTCTATGTGGCGATGATGCTGTTGCTTCTCACCCTGAACGTCGACCTGCCGGCGCTGGCGATGACCGGCGCGGTGGCGGCGTCCGGCTTCGCGCTGGCCTCGCTCGCCGCCTATGGCCAGCTCCTCCTGCGCGCCTTCGCGCTCCGCCGCCGGCCGGCTTAAAAATAAAGTCATCATGGCCCGCGAACGCGAACCATGCCAAGACAAACGCTCCCTATAAATGCGGGGGAAGCGGAATTCCGCAACAATAACAACCCGTTAAAGAGTTGAGGAACGGATGCGATGGTTGACAATTCTCTTGTGGCCACTACATAGTGGCGTAGCTCGTTGGTGCTAATCGTTATGGATTGGCTTACCGTTTACGGTTCCAGCGAGCGACCAGAACAGCCCCGGCAACGGGGCTGTTCGTGTATTTGCACCATCTCAATTCGTTAGTGTAGATGCCCTCCTATGAGCACTTGGGCGCTTTATCTTGATGAATCCGGCGATGCTTACCCGCATCCATTGCCGCTTATCGGTCATTGCCCCGTCTTCACACTAGCGGGAGTTGCGCTTCCTCTCTCGGAATGGCGCAATTATCACAACGACTATAGCGCGTTAAAATTGCAATTTTTCCAGAACGAAATCGACAAATCTTCCAAAACCCAGCATCAATGGGAATACAAAGGCAATCGAACAATTGCGCCGAGAAATGCCGATTCCAAGCGCCTTGCGGATTTTACGCACAAGACGCTCGACCTAGCTGAGAACTACGCTGGCCGACTTTTTTCGGTTTCGTTCTTGAAGAGTCCATCAAATCCCACAAGCCATGCTTCTATGTATACCAAGGCGCTCCAAATTCTGGCGGAGACGTTCGACATCTTCTTGAGAGAAAAGTCGGATGATGCGCGCGGGATCACAATTTTGGATTCTCGCATGGCCCACCTTCAGAAAGGTTCGGGGCTTGACTACATCGTTGCCCTCAGTCTTCTCACTTACGTTTTCGGGAACGAGCAGGGGCGCCAGCTCAAGCGGTTACAAGAGGCTCCGCTCTTTGCGGATTCCACCATTATTAGCGGCGTGCAAATTGCCGATATCGTTGCTGGACTAATGTATGCGAACGCCTATCGGATGAATCTTTCTCCCGATGGAACGGATAAAGGTTGCGGATATCTCAACTACACTCACGTGGAGCGGTATTGGGCACATTTGGCGAAGCTAAAATTCCAAAGCAAGTCATTGTACAACGGGTATTACAAATCCGGCTTTCGCGTATTCGATCACCGCAAGGAAAAACCTTCCAACAATGACACAGAGATTGAAATCAAAGGCTAGTCGCAAAGTGCCAGATCATTTGTCTCTGTCGCAAACGCCCTGAGTGCGATCCTGGATGTAAAGACGTTCGACGCTAAGCTTGGGAAAATTGCGAAGGCGACGGATAAGATAAAAGGGAAATGAAGACGCTATACGAGTCGCCCAAATAAGGGTTCGAATTTGCCGTCGCAGTTGCCACTTCCGCTTGAATCGAACCCCGCCCTCGGCCGCGCCGACTTCATCGTCGCGCCGGCGAATGCGGAGGCCGTCGCCTTCGTCGATTCCTTCCCGCGCTGGGCGGCGCCGGCGGGGGCGCTCTACGGGCCGTCCGGCTCCGGCAAATCCCATCTCGTCGGCGCCTGGGCGAAGGCGGCGGGCGCGCTGATCGTCCCGGCCGCGGCGTTGACCGAGGGGTTCGTCGCTCTGCTCGAACAAGGGCGCGCCGTCGCGGTCGAAGACGTCGATTCGGGCGTGGACGGTCGCGCGAGCAATGCGCTGTTCGCGCTGTTCCACCATCCCGGCCCGCTGCTGCTGACTGGCCGGGAGCCGCCTGCCGCCTGGCCGGCCGCGCTGCCGGACCTCAAATCCCGCTTCGCCGCGCTCCTGGCGTTCCCGCTCTGGGCGCCGGACGAGGCGCTGCTGGCGCAATTGACGCGCAAGCTGTTCACGGACCGGCAACTCACCGTGCCCGATCCTGTGATCATGCGGATCCTGCGCTCCGTCGAACGCTCCCCCCGCCGCCGTCCGCGATTTCGTCGCCCGGGCGGATGCCCGCGCCCTGGCGGAAAAACGCCCGGTTTCCGTGGGCCTGGTCGGCGAGTTGCTGGCCGAGGACGGGCTGTCATGACAGAGTCTTGCGCCTGCGCTAGGCTGGCCAACTACAGGACAAGCGTTTGATGTCGAACCCGATTTTGAGCGAGGACACCGCCGCGGAGCTGGAGCATCTGCCGCCCGCGCCGGCGATCGATCCCGCCTCGCCCGACCGCTTCGTCAACCGCGAACTGTCCTGGCTTGCCTTCAACCGCCGCGTCCTGGAAGAGGCGCGCAACCGGCGCCACCCGCTGCTCGAGCGCATGCGCTTCCTGTCGATCTCGGCGTCCAACCTGGACGAATTCTTCATGGTCCGCGTCGCGGGCCTCAAGGGCATGGTCAAGGAAGGCGTCGCCACCCATTCCGCCGACGGGCTGACGCCGGCGCAGCAGCTCGCCCAGGTCGATGCGATGGCCAAGAGCCTGATCGAGGACCAGCAGGCGGTGTGGACGCCGATGTGCACCGAGCTGCGCGAGGCCGGCATCGCGGTGATCGAGGCCGACGAGATCACCGACGCCGACCGCGAATGGCTCGACGCCCATTTCCGCGAGCAGATCTTCCCCGTGCTGACGCCGCTCGCCATCGATCCGGCGCACCCTTTCCCGTTCATCCCCAATCTCGGCTTCACGCTGGCGGCGCGGCTGACGCGCACCGGCGACGGCAAGACCGTCACCGCGCTGGTGCCGATCCCGCCGCAGCTTCAGCGCTTCATCCGCCTGCCGGATTTCGGCAAGGCGGTGCGCTTCCTGCCGCTCGAGAAGGTCGTCACGCTCTATCTGCAGAAGCTCTTTCCCGCCCATGACGTGCTGGGCGCCGGCGTGTTCCGCGTGCTGCGCGACAGCGACGTGGAGGTCGAGGAAGAGGCCGAGGACCTGATGCTGCTGTTCGAGACGCTGCTGAAGCAGCGCCGCCGCGGCAGCGTCATCCACATGAAATGCAGCAAGTCCATGCCGGACGACCTGCGCGAATTCCTCATCGACCAGCTCGACCTCGACACGCCCGACCTCGTCATCATCGACCGCATGCTGGGGCTCTCCGACCTGCAGAAGCTGATCCTCGACGAGCGCCGCGACCTGCAATTCAAGCCCTATGTCGCGCGCTTTCCCGAGCGCATCCGCGATCACGGCGGCGACTGCTTCGCCGCCATCCGCGAGAAGGACATCATCGTCCACCATCCCTTCGAGAGCTTCGACGCGGTGGTGCAGTTCGTCCGCCAGGCCGCCGCCGATCCCAACGTCGTGGCGATCAAGCAGACGCTCTAACCGCACCTCCTCCGACTCGCCGATCGTCGCGGCGCTGGTGGAAGCCGCCGAGGCCGGCAAATCCGTCACCGCGCTGGTCGAGTTGAAAGCCCGCTTCGACGAGGCGGCGAACATCAAATGGGCCCGCGACCTGGAACGCGCCGGCGTGCAGGTGGTCTACGGCTTCATCGAGCTCAAGACCCACGCCAAGGTGAGCCTGGTGGTGCGGCGCGAGAGCGGCCAGCTCCACACCTATGTCCATTTCGGCACCGGCAACTATCATCCCAACACCGCGCGCATCTACACCGACCTGTCGCTGTTCAGCGCCGATCCGGCGCTGGGGCGCGACGCGGCGCAGCTCTTCAACTACATCACCGGCTATGCCGAGCCGTCCTCGCTGGAGAAGATCGCGGTGTCGCCGATCAGCCTGCGCGGCCGTCTGATCGACGCGATCCAGCAGGAGATGCTGCACGCCAAGGCCGGCCGCCCCGCCGCGATCTGGATCAAGCTCAACGCCCTCGTCGACCCGCACATGATCGACGCGCTCTACAGCGCCAGCCAGGCCGGCGTGAAGATCGACCTCGTGATCCGCGGCATCTGCTGCCTGCGCCCCGGCGTGCCGGGCCTGTCGGACAACATCCGGGTGAAAAGCATCATCGGCCGTTTCCTGGAGCATGGCCGCATCGTCTGCTTCGGCGCCGGCCACGGCCTGCCCTCGGCCCAGGCCAAGGTTTATATTTCCTCCGCCGACTGGATGCCGCGGAACCTGGACCGCCGGGTCGAGGCGCTGGTTCCCATCGAGAACCCCACGGTTCATCAACAGGTTCTGGACCAGATCATGGTCGCCCTGCTGAAGGACCAGGCCCAGACCTGGCATATGGCAGCAGACGGGTCCTATGCCCGCGATCCGGAGGCCTCGTCGCCGGACGCCTTTTCGGCGCATACTTACTTCATGACGAATCCGTCCCTCTCCGGCCGAGGCCGGGCGCTGAAGATGCAGTCTCGTCCGGTCACCGTCGTCGCGCGGCGGACCTGAATGACCGGCACCCAGGCCCCGTCCGCGGAGGTGCGCGCCCCGCAGCCCGCGCGCGCCCGCCCGCGTCCGCGCGGACCGGTCGCCGTGGTCGATATCGGCTCCAATTCGGTGCGCCTGGTCGTTTACGAATCGGAGACGCGCGCGGCGGCGACGCTGCACAACGAGAAATCGATCTGCGCCATCGGCCGCGACATGGTCACGACCGGGCGCCTGCACGCCGAAGGCTGCGCCATGGCGCTGGAGGCGCTGGCCCGCTTCAAGATGCTGGCCGACGGCCTGAACGTCGCGGTGCGCGAGGCGGTGGCGACCGCCGCGGCGCGCGACGCGACCAACGGCGCCGAATTCGTCCGCCGCGCCGAGGCCGCCTGGGGCGCCCCGGTGCGCGTGCTCTCCGGCGAGGAGGAGGCCCGCCTCGCCGCCGAAGGCGTGGTCGCGGGCATCCCGGCCGCCGACGGGCTGGTGGCCGATCTGGGCGGCGGCAGCCTCGACATGGTGAGCGTGCGCCAGGGCCGCACCGGCGACGCCTTCACGCTGCCGATCGGCCCGCTCCGCCTGATGGACGCGGCGCGCGGCGACGCCGACAAGGCGCGCAAGCTGGTCGACGAGGGGCTGGAGAAGCTGCACCTGATCGGCCTCAAGGACCGCGCGCTCTACGCCGTGGGCGGCATCTGGCGCAGCTTCGCCCGCGTCGACATGGAGGAGACCGCCTATCCGCTCCATGTCCTGCAGGAATACGAGATCCCGCGCCGCCGCGCCCTGCGCCTGTGCGAGGTGCTCGCCAACCTGTCGCGCAAATCGGTCGAGCGCATGAAAGTGGTCTCCAAGCGCCGCGCCGAATCGCTGCCTTACGGCGCCATCGTGCTCGAACGGCTGCTGCTCGCCTGCGATCTCAAATCGGTCGTCATCTCGGCCTATGGCCTGCGCGAGGGTCTGCTCTATGCCCGGCTGTCGCCGGAGGAACGGGTGCTCGATCCCCTGCTCGAATTCGCCGAGGCCGCCAACGGGCGGGCGGCGCGCGAGCCGGGCCATGCCGTGGAGATGTTCGCCTGGATGGCGCCGCTTTTCGCCGAGGAGACCGCCGAGCTGCGCCGGGTGCGCCAGGCCGTCTGCCTGTTCTCGGACGTCGCCTGGCGGCGCCATCCCGACGACCGCGCCCTGGGCGGCTTCGGCCAGGTCCTGACCGCGCCCTTCGCCGGCGCCAGCCACCGCACCCGCGCGATGATCGCCTCCGGCGTGTTCCACCGCTATTCCGGCGACGAGGATTTCCCGCGCGACATCGCCAATGCCGACCTGCTCGACCGCGACGACGAGGCCCGCGCCCTCGTGATCGGCCTGACCTGCCGGCTCGGTTTCGCGCTGTCGGCTTCTTCGGCGGGCGTGCTGCCGCTCTATCGCCTGCGGATGACGCCGGCCAAGATCGTGCTCGACCTGCCGCGCCGCCACGAGGCCATCGCCGGCGAGCCGGTGCAGAAGCGCCTGGGTGCCCTGGCGGCGGCGCTGGGCCGCAAGGGCGAGATTTTGATCGGCTGACCTGCGTTTCCTCCCCCGCGTTTGCGGGGGAGGTGGCACGCCGCAGCGCAGCGTAGGCGTGACGGAGGGGGCGGCCGCCCCGCACAAGCCCCCTCGCGCGTACGCTGACGCTACGCGCCGCTCCGCTCGGCACCTCCCCCGCCAAAGCGGGGGAGGAAACTCGGCGTGCTTGCGCTATCCGCCCCGAAAGGTCTTTAAGGGGCGCGACCGGGCTCTGGCCCGACCCGTTCGAGCGGGGAGAAGGAGAGTTTCATGGGTGGCCTCAGCATTTGGCATCTCCTGCTGTTCGCGGCGGTTGCGCTGCTGCTGTTCGGCGGGCGCGGCAAGATTTCCGACCTGATGGGCGACGTCGCCAAGGGCATCAAGAGCTTCCGCCAGGGCCTGAACGATCCGGAGGACGCCAAGACCATCCCCGGCACGCCCAACCCGCCGCCCGCGTCCACGCCGGCCAAGGACCAGACGACCGTCGGCCATTAGCGTCGTGAAAATCGCCGCACCGAAAACCAGGTGTCATGGCCCGCGAATGCGGGCCACCCAGTTGACGCCTGCGCCGTCCGTCTTGAAGGCCGTTAAGCCATGCTCGATCTGAGCTGGAGCCATATCCTCATTCTTCTCGTCGTGGCGCTCGTCGTGGTGGGGCCGAAGGACCTGCCGCGCCTGATGCGCATCGTCGGCCAGTGGATGGGCAAGGCCCGCAAGATGGCCGACGAATTCCGCAAGAGCTTCGACGACATGGCCCGCCAGTCGGAACTGGACGAACTGCGAAAGGAGATCGAGAATCTGCGCCATGAGCGCCCGCTGGCCGACGTCGAACAGGAGCTGAACCGGTCGATCCTGCCCGACGACATGCGCGCGCCCGTGATGACGCCCAAGGTCTCGGTCGAGGCCGAGCCGATCGAGATCGAAAGCGCGCCCGGGAGCGCGGACACGTCCTTCATGCCCGACCCGCATGCCGAGGAGGTCGTCCCGGCCGAGCCCGCCCAGCCTATCGCCGCCGGCGGCCTGCACCCGCCCGCGCCATGATGACGATTTCTGCAATCCTCCTTTCTGTCATGCCCGCGCAGGCGGGCATCCAGAGCCGCGCGCCCCTGGATGCCCGCCTGCGCGGGCATGACAAGTCTGGAATTGCGGCACGCGCGGACGCGCCCCGCCCATGAACAAGCCGACCGACGACGACGAAGCGGCCATCGAGGCGACCAAGGCGCCCTTGATGGATCACCTGATCGAGCTGCGCCGGCGGCTGATCTGGTCGATCCTCGCCTTCTTCGTCTGTTTCTGCCTCTGCTTCTTCCTCGCCAAGCCGATCTACGCCTTCCTGACGCAGCCGCTGTCGGCGGCGCTGCCGGTGGGCGACAGCCACCACCTCATCGCCACCGGCCTCGCCGAGACCTTCTTCACCTATGCCAAGCTGGGCGCCTTCGGCGGGCTCTGCCTCGCCTTCCCGATCATCGCGGCGCAGCTCTGGCTGTTCGTCGCCCCCGGCCTTTACAAGCACGAGCGCAACGCCTTCCTGCCCTTCCTGCTGGCGACGCCGTTCATGTTCGCGCTCGGCTTCTGCTTCGTGTTCTACGTGATGCTGCCCAACGCCATCCGCTTCTTCGTCAGCTTCGACACCCAGGGCACGGCGCAGACGCTCGGCATCCAGCTCCAGGCGCGGGTGAGCGAATATCTCGACTTCGTGATGACGCTGATCATCGCCTTCGGCCTGTGCTTCCAGCTTCCGGTGCTGCTGGCGCTGCTCGGCCGCGTCGGGATGATCACGTCCAAGCAGCTCCGCTCCATGCGGCGCTACGCCATCGTCGGCATGACGGCGGTGGCGGCGGTGCTGACGCCGCCCGACGTGTTCTCGATGGTGAGCCTGCTGGTGCCGCTGGTCGCGCTCTACGAGGTCTCGGTCCTGATCGTCTGGCTGATCGAGCGCGACCGGAACAAGAAAGACGCGGCGGCGGGCGCCGGCACCTAGGGTCCAAACCGCCCCGGCGTACGTTATGGTGCGGTAGCCGCCGGTGACACGCGCCATGCGCTTGCCGATTTTCGCTCTTGCTGCCTTTCTGCTGTGCACGCCCGCCGTGCAGGCAGCGCCGACCTGTCACGACCGGGTGGGCGACACGATCCGCTGCGGCGACCCGGCCGCGATGCCGGTGGGCTGGACCCCGGCGCCCGAGGTTCTGCTGGCGAAGAAGAACGCGGCGCCGGACGACACCGCCAACGCGCTGAGCGCGGCGGTCTTCGTCGCGCTGTTCCTGGCCCTGATCGCGCTCCTCCCCGAATTCGACGGCACCAAAGCCACCGACTGGGACCGGCAGGAGGGGGACGAGGAATAATTTCCTCCCCCATTGTTATGGGGGAGGTGCCGAGCGAGCCCCTTCGCGAGCGAGGCGGAGGGGGCCCGCCGTCTCGCTCAACCGCCCGGCAACGCCAGGGCCCGCCAGATCCCCTCCAGCACGCCGTCGAGGTTTTTATAGACCTCCAGATTGGTGACTCGCACCACCCGCCACCCGCGCGCGGTCAGGAACGCATCGCGCCGGCGGTCATAGTCCGCTTCATGCGTATCCCCATCGACCTCGACGACAAGCCACGCCTTCACGCAAGCAAAATCCGCGATGTAAGGACCGATGGGATGCTGTCGGCGGAATCGATTGACGCCATCGAACGATTTCCGCCGCAGCCGCGACCAGAGGATGAGTTCGGCCTCGGTCATTTTTTTGCGAAGCTGTTTGGCGAACGGTCTGGACCGTCTTTCGCTTTGACGCACCGCGGGCCCCCTCCGCCTCGCTGTCGCTCGGCACCTCCCCCATAACAATGGGGGAGGAAACCATATGACTTGCACTACCTTTTTCCTCCCCCGTGTTTACGGGGGAGGTGCCGAGCGAGCCCTTCGCGAGCGAGGCGGAGGGGGCCCGCCGCCCCGCACCACCGCCGCGCTTTGACGCCTCCCGCACCCCATGCCATTACCCGGCGCACAGGAGCGGTCCATGCACGACATCCGATTCATCCGGGACAACACCGACGCCTTCGTCGCCGCGCTGGCGCGGCGGCCGGCTTACGCGGACAGCGCGAAGTCCGAGACCCGTAACATCCTTTCCGCCGACGAGGACCTGCGCACCCTCCTGACCGAGCTGCAGCAGAAGCAGGCCCGCCGCAACGAGGCGTCGAAGCTGATCGGCCAGGCCAAGGCGAACCTCGCGCTCAAGCAGCGAAGCGGTAGCGCCACAAAAGAGGACGAGGCGGGCGCCGCTGCGCTGATGGCCGAGGTCGCTACCATCAAAGACGCGATCCAGGCCGGCGAGGCGAAGCAGCGCGCACTCGAAGAGGCCCTCAAGAACCTCCTCGCCGTCCTGCCGAACCTCCCGGCCGAGGACGTGCCGCAAGGCGAAGACGAGCACGCCAACGTCCCCGTCCCCGAGCGCGGCTTCAAGGCGGCGCATATCCCGGCCTCCGGCATCAACCAGCCGAAGGAGCATTTCGAGCTCGGCGAGAAGCTCGGCCTGATGGATTTCGAGCGCGCCGCGAAAGTCTCCGGCGCGCGGTTCGTCTATCTGAAAGGCGCTCTGGCGCGTCTCAATCGCGCCCTGGCGAGCTTCATGCTCGACAGCCACACGACGAATTACGGCTACGAAGAAGTCGTGCCGCCGATGCTGGTGCGAAACAGCGCCATGTTTGGTACTGGCCAATTACCAAAATTTGCTGATGACCTGTATCGGGTCTCCGGAAGCACCACGCTCGATCAAGTTACGCGAATAGAAACGAATGATCTTGATGCCCGAATAGAGAAGGGGGGCGCACAAGAAATTGTTGAGCTATATTGGCTCATCCCCACCGCCGAAGTCCCGCTGACCAACTACGTCAACGGCGAAATCCTCGCCGAAGCCGAATTGCCGATCCGCTTCACGGCCTACACGCCGTGCTTCCGCTCCGAGGCCGGGGCCGCCGGCAAGGACACGCGCGGCATGATCCGCATGCACCAGTTCGACAAGGTCGAACTCGTCTCCATCACCGCCCCCGAACAATCCAACGCCGAGCACGAGCGCATGACCGATGCGGCGCAGGCGATCCTGAAGGCGCTCGACCTGCGCCATCGCGTCGTCACGCTGTGCACCGGCGACATGGGCTTCGGGGCACGCAAGACCTACGACATCGAGGTCTGGCTGCCGGGACAGAACCGCTATCGCGAGATCAGCTCCTGCTCCAACTGCGGCGACTTCCAGGCGCGGCGGATGAACACGCGCTATCGTGGGCAGGACGGCAAGGTGAAGGGACCGATCCACACGCTGAACGGTTCGGGCCTCGCCATCGGCCGCACCCTGATCGCGATCCTGGAGAACTACCAGGACGCCGATGGCGCCATCGCCATCCCCGATGCGCTCAGGCCCTATATGGGCGGCCTCGAAAAGATCGCGGCGCGATGAGCGCGGTGGAGAAACTCTTCTCCTACGGCACGCTGCGCGAGGAGGCCGTGCAGCGCGCCGTCTTCGGCCGCCCCGTGCCGGGCACGCCGGACGCGATCCTCGGCTACCGGCTCGTGCCGTTCACCATCCGCGCCGCCGGCGCCATCGCGATCAGCGGCCATGCCGACCACACCATCCTGGATGCGACCGGCGATCCGTCCGACCGGATCGAGGGCCTGGTCCTCGCGCTGACGCCCGAAGATCTCGCGCGCGCCGACGCCTATGAGGATGCCGGCTACAAGCGCGTCAAAGCCGAGCTGCGCTCCGGGGCCGGCGGCGCCTGGGTTTATGTCCGCGCCTGACAAATCCTGGGCAAATTTCGAAAGGGGCGGCCTTGAACGGTCTGCTTTCGTTCCCATTTCATTGGGGTTCTGTGACATCTTGAATCCGGGCCCCGGCGGGCGGTTATCCCTGATGATCGCGCCGCAGAATCAGCTACTTGTCACACGGTTCGCCTATTCGAACCGTGATTTTTGCTTCCAATCTCCGCCCGCCGGTTAGGACATGACCATGCGCATCCTTGTGACCAATGACGACGGCATCCACGCCCCCGGCCTGATCGCCGCCGAGAAGATCGCCCGCGCCCTCTCCGACGACGTCTGGGTGGTCGCGCCCGAGACCGAGCAGTCCGGCGCCTCGCACTCGCTGACGCTCACCATGCCGCTGCGCCTGCGGGAGATCGAGAAGCGGCGCTTCGCCGTCACCGGCACGCCGACCGATTGCGTGATGATGGCGTGCGCCCATGTGATGAAGGACAACCCGCCGACGCTCGTCCTGTCCGGCGTCAATCGCGGCTCCAACATGGCCGACGATGTCACCTATTCGGGCACCATCGCGGGCGCGATGGAAGGTTGCGCGCTCGGCATTCCCTCCATCGCGATGAGCCAGTCCTACGGCCTCATCGAAGGCACGGAGGTGCGCTGGGATTGCGGCGAGGTCCAGGGACCGCCGCTGATCAGAAAGCTGGTCGATATCGGCTGGCCGGACGACGTGCTGATGAATATCAACTTCCCCGACGCGGCGCCGGGCGAGGTGAAGGGCATCGATATCTGCTCCCAGGGCAAACGCGACCTGCAGACGGCGGCTCTGGAGCGGCGCATCGACGCGCGGGGCAATCCCTATTTCTGGATCGGCTTCAAGCGCGTGCGCTCCAATCCGCCGGAGGGCACCGACCTGCACGCGATCTACAACAAGCGCATCGCGGTGACGCCGCTGCATCTGAACCTCACCGAGTTCGCGGTGCTGGAGAAAATGAAGCAGAAGTTGGGCAAGCTCCCGCCGGCGTGAGGTGCAGTGCCGTGACCGATCCGCGCCAGATCCAGCTCATCATGGAGCTTCGCGGCCGGGGCATCTCCGATCCCCGCGTGCTCGATGCGGTCGAGCGCACGCCGCGCGATCTCTTCGTCGACAAGCCGCTGGAATACGCGGCCTACAACAACACGGCGCTCCCCATCGCCTGCGGCCAGACGATCAGCCAGCCCTATGTCGTCGCCTATATGACCCAGCAGCTCGACGTGAAGCCGAACATGCGGGTGCTCGAGATCGGCACCGGTTCCGGCTACCAGGCCGCGGTGCTGAGCCCGCTATGCCGCCGGGTCTACACGATGGAACGCCACAAACCCCTGCTCGAGCAGGCGCAGGGGCGGTTCAAGGCGCTGAAGCTCCACAATATTGCGACGAAACTCGGCGACGGCTACCAGGGCTGGTCCCAGCAGGCGCCGTTCGACCGTATCTTGTTGTCCTGCGCGGTCGAAGCAGTGCCGCCGGTCCTTATCGAACAGTTAAAAATCGGCGGCATTCTTGTGGCGCCTGTAGGTAATGTTCCGCAAACGGGCGGAGAAGGCCGTCCGGAAAGGATTTCTCAACAATTAACGAAGATGATCCGAAACGAGACAGGCGTGACGGAAGAACTCCTCATCCCCGTCTTGTTCGTCCCGATGCTGTCGGGACTGCCTTGAGATGCGAGACTTGAGATGGATCGGAAATCCTCGTTGCAGCGGCTGGCCGCGGCCATCGCTTTTGCCATGATGTCATCCTTCGCCCTGTCCGGCTGCGTCGCCGATACGCCGAGGACCCATCTCGACTGGTTTCCGCAAACCGCCGTCCATCCCACGCCGAAGCCGCGCCTCGCCGAACGCGCGCCGCCGGCGCCGCGTCATGCGCGTCCGCGGCCGGTGCAGACCGCCTCGCTCGATTGCCCGGTGCCGCGCGCCAAGCCCACGACGCCGGCCTGGTACTCCAGCACGACGCCGCCCCCCGCGCAGCCCGCGCCGGTGCAGCCCGCGAGCTACACGCCGACCTTCGGCGCGCTCGCCTTCTCCTGGCCGCTCAACGGTCCGGTCGTCGCCGATTACGGCACATCGGTCAGCGGCCAGCGCAATGACGGAATCAATATCGCGGCGCCGTTCGGCACCCCGATCCATGCCGCCGCCGCCGGCCAGATCAGCTATGCCGGCAACGAATTGCGCGGCTACGGCAATCTGGTTCTCATCAAGCACGACGACGGCTATGTGACGGCCTACGCCCACGCCGAGCGCATCGTGGTCAACCGCGGCGACTATGTGCAGA from Rhizomicrobium sp. carries:
- the serS gene encoding serine--tRNA ligase; this translates as MHDIRFIRDNTDAFVAALARRPAYADSAKSETRNILSADEDLRTLLTELQQKQARRNEASKLIGQAKANLALKQRSGSATKEDEAGAAALMAEVATIKDAIQAGEAKQRALEEALKNLLAVLPNLPAEDVPQGEDEHANVPVPERGFKAAHIPASGINQPKEHFELGEKLGLMDFERAAKVSGARFVYLKGALARLNRALASFMLDSHTTNYGYEEVVPPMLVRNSAMFGTGQLPKFADDLYRVSGSTTLDQVTRIETNDLDARIEKGGAQEIVELYWLIPTAEVPLTNYVNGEILAEAELPIRFTAYTPCFRSEAGAAGKDTRGMIRMHQFDKVELVSITAPEQSNAEHERMTDAAQAILKALDLRHRVVTLCTGDMGFGARKTYDIEVWLPGQNRYREISSCSNCGDFQARRMNTRYRGQDGKVKGPIHTLNGSGLAIGRTLIAILENYQDADGAIAIPDALRPYMGGLEKIAAR
- a CDS encoding gamma-glutamylcyclotransferase family protein, yielding MSAVEKLFSYGTLREEAVQRAVFGRPVPGTPDAILGYRLVPFTIRAAGAIAISGHADHTILDATGDPSDRIEGLVLALTPEDLARADAYEDAGYKRVKAELRSGAGGAWVYVRA
- the surE gene encoding 5'/3'-nucleotidase SurE, which codes for MRILVTNDDGIHAPGLIAAEKIARALSDDVWVVAPETEQSGASHSLTLTMPLRLREIEKRRFAVTGTPTDCVMMACAHVMKDNPPTLVLSGVNRGSNMADDVTYSGTIAGAMEGCALGIPSIAMSQSYGLIEGTEVRWDCGEVQGPPLIRKLVDIGWPDDVLMNINFPDAAPGEVKGIDICSQGKRDLQTAALERRIDARGNPYFWIGFKRVRSNPPEGTDLHAIYNKRIAVTPLHLNLTEFAVLEKMKQKLGKLPPA
- a CDS encoding protein-L-isoaspartate(D-aspartate) O-methyltransferase; its protein translation is MTDPRQIQLIMELRGRGISDPRVLDAVERTPRDLFVDKPLEYAAYNNTALPIACGQTISQPYVVAYMTQQLDVKPNMRVLEIGTGSGYQAAVLSPLCRRVYTMERHKPLLEQAQGRFKALKLHNIATKLGDGYQGWSQQAPFDRILLSCAVEAVPPVLIEQLKIGGILVAPVGNVPQTGGEGRPERISQQLTKMIRNETGVTEELLIPVLFVPMLSGLP
- a CDS encoding M23 family metallopeptidase; the encoded protein is MDRKSSLQRLAAAIAFAMMSSFALSGCVADTPRTHLDWFPQTAVHPTPKPRLAERAPPAPRHARPRPVQTASLDCPVPRAKPTTPAWYSSTTPPPAQPAPVQPASYTPTFGALAFSWPLNGPVVADYGTSVSGQRNDGINIAAPFGTPIHAAAAGQISYAGNELRGYGNLVLIKHDDGYVTAYAHAERIVVNRGDYVQKGQIIGYAGQTGDVTSPQLHFEIRKGVAPVNPHTLLASVRAAS